One segment of Amycolatopsis alba DSM 44262 DNA contains the following:
- a CDS encoding epoxide hydrolase family protein gives MTDEIVPFTIAVPQQDLDDLDARLANTRWPDEIDGVGWELGTPLGYLQELAEYWRLRYDWRAHEERLNGFPGFLTNIDGADVHFLHARSPEPDAIPLMLTHGWPGSIVEFLDVIGPLSDPRAYGGDPEDAFHVVVPSLPGFGFSGPTTEADWGPDRIAGAWPVLMSRLGYERFGLHGGDWGALVSRQVGVRCPERVIGAHLTMLPSAVPETGSRSGELGYAMIQATKPQTLAYGLTDSPAGQLAWLVEKFKSFSDSRDVPEEAIDRDDLLTNVMLYWLTGTANSSSRIYAASGPDWGAEPPKSTVPTGVAVFPKDTGPPVRHLAERTDDIVHWSTLDRGGHFPGLEVPDLLIGDLRTFFRPLRPFSALQRY, from the coding sequence ATGACCGACGAAATCGTGCCGTTCACGATCGCCGTCCCCCAGCAGGATCTCGACGACCTCGACGCTCGCCTCGCGAACACGCGCTGGCCCGACGAGATCGACGGCGTCGGCTGGGAGCTCGGCACGCCGCTCGGATATCTCCAGGAACTCGCCGAGTACTGGCGTCTCCGCTACGACTGGCGCGCCCACGAGGAGCGGCTCAACGGTTTCCCCGGCTTCCTCACGAACATCGACGGCGCCGACGTCCACTTCCTGCACGCGCGGTCACCGGAGCCGGACGCGATCCCGCTGATGCTCACGCACGGCTGGCCGGGGTCCATTGTGGAGTTCCTCGACGTCATCGGTCCCCTCTCGGATCCACGCGCGTATGGAGGCGATCCCGAGGACGCGTTCCACGTCGTCGTGCCGTCGCTTCCGGGGTTCGGCTTCTCCGGGCCGACGACCGAGGCGGACTGGGGTCCTGACCGGATCGCCGGCGCGTGGCCGGTGCTGATGTCGCGGCTCGGGTACGAACGGTTCGGGCTGCACGGCGGCGACTGGGGCGCGCTCGTTTCGCGTCAGGTGGGCGTCCGGTGCCCGGAACGGGTGATCGGCGCGCATCTGACGATGCTGCCGAGCGCGGTGCCGGAGACCGGGTCGCGGTCCGGCGAGCTGGGCTACGCGATGATCCAGGCGACCAAGCCGCAAACGCTTGCCTACGGGCTCACCGACTCACCGGCCGGGCAGCTGGCCTGGCTGGTGGAGAAGTTCAAGTCCTTTTCGGACTCGCGGGACGTCCCGGAGGAGGCGATCGATCGCGACGATCTGCTCACCAACGTGATGCTCTACTGGCTCACCGGCACCGCGAACTCGTCTTCGCGGATCTACGCCGCGTCAGGGCCCGACTGGGGCGCCGAGCCGCCGAAGTCCACTGTGCCCACCGGGGTGGCCGTGTTCCCGAAGGACACCGGCCCGCCTGTCCGGCACCTGGCCGAGCGCACCGACGACATCGTGCACTGGTCCACTCTGGACCGAGGGGGTCACTTCCCCGGCCTGGAGGTGCCGGACCTGCTCATCGGGGACCTGCGGACGTTCTTCCGCCCGCTGCGCCCCTTCAGCGCACTTCAGAGGTACTGA
- a CDS encoding bacterial proteasome activator family protein: MEHMTDPVSRESNTPGDGGGDSSPHVVVVGPDGVPVGTARLASPGSDEETPQEESLGDLVEEPAKVMRIGTMIKQLLEEVRAAPLDDASRTRVREIHQTSIRELEQALAPELQDELERLVRPFTENSTPSDAELRIAQAQLVGWLEGLFSGIQTALFAQQMAARVQLEQMRRGLPAGPSAGGALGGHGAGGDSHGPGQYL, from the coding sequence ATGGAGCACATGACCGACCCAGTTTCCCGCGAATCGAACACCCCCGGTGACGGCGGCGGAGACTCGTCACCCCACGTGGTGGTCGTCGGGCCCGACGGCGTTCCGGTCGGCACCGCGCGGCTCGCCTCCCCCGGCTCCGACGAAGAGACACCTCAGGAGGAATCGCTCGGCGACCTCGTCGAGGAACCCGCGAAGGTGATGCGGATCGGCACGATGATCAAGCAGCTGCTGGAGGAGGTCCGCGCCGCACCGCTGGACGACGCCAGCCGCACGCGCGTGCGCGAGATCCACCAGACCTCGATCCGGGAGCTGGAGCAGGCGCTCGCGCCGGAGCTCCAGGATGAGCTGGAGCGGCTGGTGCGGCCGTTCACCGAGAACTCGACGCCGTCCGATGCCGAGCTGCGGATCGCGCAGGCCCAGCTCGTCGGCTGGCTGGAAGGGCTGTTCAGCGGCATCCAGACCGCGCTGTTCGCGCAGCAGATGGCCGCGCGGGTGCAGCTGGAGCAGATGCGGCGCGGGCTCCCGGCCGGTCCTTCGGCTGGCGGCGCGCTGGGCGGGCACGGCGCCGGTGGCGACTCTCACGGGCCGGGTCAGTACCTCTGA
- a CDS encoding cysteine desulfurase-like protein, producing the protein MAFDVARIRGLFPALGDGWIHFDGAAGMLVPEQVASAVSTAMRAPVSGPGGAFPASQRAESIVTAARRAVADLVGADPAGVVLGPNAPDLIRRLVDAMADRWTIGDEVVVSRLDEEANLAPWRRAAKRVGAVVRWGEIDIETCELPAWQYENLVSARTKAVAVTLASGSVGTRPDVPTVIEFAKRVGALVVVDATYAAPFVPLDLNALGADVMVVSAQAWGGPSVGALVFRDPELLERLPSVSLDPAARGPARMELGPHAYPLLAGLIASIDYLAGLDDAAIGSRREKLVTSLGSAKSYHAGLLAQLSTELRSLRHVMVIGDAMRRIPALAFAVAGKKSPEVAEYLASQGLCAFADDGTSGVFGSLGAAEVGGAVRIGLAHYSNVFEVNQLVRVLEEIR; encoded by the coding sequence ATGGCGTTCGACGTCGCTCGTATCCGTGGGTTGTTTCCCGCGCTGGGTGACGGCTGGATTCACTTCGACGGCGCCGCCGGAATGCTCGTACCTGAACAGGTCGCTTCGGCCGTGTCCACGGCCATGCGTGCTCCGGTGTCCGGGCCGGGTGGAGCGTTTCCGGCCTCACAGCGCGCGGAAAGCATTGTCACGGCCGCTCGCCGGGCGGTCGCCGACCTGGTCGGCGCCGATCCGGCCGGAGTCGTGCTCGGACCCAACGCGCCCGACCTCATCCGCCGTCTCGTCGACGCGATGGCCGACCGCTGGACGATCGGCGACGAGGTCGTCGTGTCCCGGCTGGACGAAGAGGCCAACCTCGCGCCGTGGCGCCGCGCCGCGAAACGGGTCGGCGCGGTCGTGCGCTGGGGCGAGATCGACATCGAGACCTGCGAGCTGCCCGCCTGGCAGTACGAGAACCTCGTTTCCGCGCGCACCAAGGCCGTCGCGGTCACGCTGGCGTCCGGTTCGGTCGGCACCCGGCCCGATGTCCCGACGGTGATCGAGTTCGCCAAACGCGTCGGCGCGCTGGTCGTCGTCGACGCGACGTACGCGGCGCCGTTCGTGCCGCTGGACCTCAACGCGCTCGGCGCCGACGTGATGGTGGTTTCGGCGCAGGCCTGGGGCGGGCCGTCGGTGGGGGCGCTGGTCTTCCGCGATCCCGAACTGCTCGAACGCCTGCCGTCGGTCTCGCTCGATCCGGCCGCGCGCGGCCCGGCCCGGATGGAACTGGGCCCGCACGCGTACCCGTTGCTGGCCGGGCTGATCGCGTCGATCGACTATCTGGCCGGTTTGGACGACGCCGCGATCGGCTCGCGGCGCGAAAAGCTGGTGACGTCGCTGGGTTCGGCGAAGTCGTATCACGCGGGGCTGCTGGCGCAACTGTCCACGGAGCTGCGTTCGCTGCGGCACGTGATGGTCATCGGCGACGCCATGCGCCGGATCCCCGCGCTGGCCTTCGCCGTCGCGGGCAAGAAGTCGCCCGAGGTCGCGGAGTACCTCGCGTCCCAAGGGCTCTGCGCCTTCGCCGACGACGGCACGAGTGGTGTCTTCGGATCACTGGGCGCCGCCGAAGTCGGCGGCGCCGTCCGCATCGGACTCGCGCATTACTCGAACGTCTTCGAGGTCAACCAGCTCGTCCGGGTACTGGAAGAGATCCGCTAA
- a CDS encoding NAD(P)H-quinone oxidoreductase produces the protein MYAITIREPGDPDVLEWTEVPDPVAGEGEVVIDVAASAVNRADLLQRQGNYPPPPGASDILGLECSGTIAEIGEGVEGWQIGDEVCALLAGGGYGEKVAVPAGQLLPLPAEVELLAAAGLPEVACTVWANVVMHAGLSEGEVLLVHGGAGGIGTHAIQVAKALGATVAVTAGSEERLESCRQLGADIAINYKEQDFAEVLRAETGGANVILDNMGAKYLDRNLDALAMDGRLVVIGMMGGVKGELNIGKLMGKRASVFGAGLRSRPLDQKAAIVANVRERLWPLVAQGSVKPIVGQVVPMAEAASAHRALEEGTVFGKVLLAAKS, from the coding sequence ATGTACGCGATCACCATCCGTGAGCCCGGCGATCCCGATGTTCTCGAATGGACCGAGGTCCCCGATCCGGTGGCGGGTGAAGGCGAAGTCGTCATCGATGTCGCCGCGAGTGCCGTCAACCGTGCTGACCTGCTGCAACGCCAAGGCAACTATCCACCCCCGCCGGGTGCGAGCGACATTCTCGGACTCGAATGTTCGGGCACGATCGCCGAAATCGGCGAAGGCGTCGAAGGATGGCAAATCGGCGACGAGGTTTGTGCTTTGCTCGCCGGTGGTGGCTATGGGGAAAAGGTCGCCGTTCCGGCCGGACAACTGCTTCCGCTGCCCGCCGAAGTCGAATTGCTCGCGGCCGCCGGGCTGCCCGAAGTCGCCTGCACGGTTTGGGCGAATGTCGTGATGCACGCCGGATTGTCCGAAGGTGAGGTTCTGCTCGTCCACGGTGGCGCGGGCGGGATCGGCACGCACGCGATCCAGGTCGCCAAGGCGCTCGGCGCGACGGTCGCGGTGACCGCGGGTTCGGAAGAGAGACTGGAGAGCTGCCGCCAGCTCGGCGCCGACATCGCGATCAACTACAAGGAGCAGGATTTCGCCGAGGTCCTGCGCGCCGAGACCGGCGGCGCGAATGTCATCCTCGACAACATGGGCGCGAAGTACCTGGACCGCAACCTCGACGCGCTGGCCATGGACGGCAGGCTCGTGGTGATCGGCATGATGGGCGGCGTCAAGGGCGAGCTCAACATCGGCAAGCTGATGGGCAAACGCGCGAGCGTGTTCGGCGCGGGCCTGCGGTCGCGGCCGCTCGACCAGAAAGCGGCGATCGTCGCCAACGTCCGCGAGCGGCTGTGGCCGTTGGTGGCGCAGGGTTCGGTCAAGCCGATCGTCGGTCAGGTCGTCCCGATGGCCGAAGCCGCGTCCGCACACCGCGCGCTGGAGGAAGGCACGGTTTTCGGCAAGGTTCTCCTCGCGGCGAAGTCTTAG
- a CDS encoding M28 family metallopeptidase, whose protein sequence is MSYSRRSIVPSIVVMATAALTVGMAPAATAAPSIDGPALAKQLVNKVDGANVNRHLIALQRISDANGGRRAASTEGHKKSAEYVATKLEQAGFAVTRQEFPFTYAETVAEKLTVAGADVPIIIMSYSPSTPAGGITAPLAVVPVDDTSGCEAADYAGGVTGKIALIQRGGCSFAQKQATAAAAGAVGAIIYNNVPGPVNGTLSDPAAGKIPTGGITQADGQALATKAGASVTLDLRAFQEARTSYNVIAETKTGRKDNVVMLGSHLDSVIEGPGINDNGSGSAALLETALQLGSKAKVNNAVRFGWWSAEEFGLVGSTYYVNSLTFEQQLDIALYYNYDMIASPNTGYFAYDGDDSDGVGAGAGPYGSGELEKTLVDYLQNGKGVPVEGTDFTGRSDYGQFIAVGIPAGGLFTGAEGVKTAAQAAKWGGSANVPYDKCYHQKCDNLGNIDRVALDRNSDAVAWALGVYATSTENINGVPGGKAAKAKSLRAAERSKQRSLTASVHADDHHGAVAA, encoded by the coding sequence ATGTCATATTCGCGAAGAAGCATTGTTCCCTCGATCGTGGTGATGGCCACCGCCGCGCTCACGGTCGGAATGGCTCCCGCTGCGACAGCCGCACCGTCGATCGACGGCCCCGCGCTGGCCAAGCAGCTCGTCAACAAGGTCGACGGCGCCAATGTGAATCGGCACCTGATCGCCCTTCAGCGGATCTCGGACGCGAACGGCGGCCGCCGCGCGGCCAGCACCGAGGGCCACAAGAAGTCCGCCGAGTACGTCGCCACGAAGCTGGAGCAGGCGGGCTTCGCGGTCACGCGGCAGGAGTTCCCGTTCACCTACGCGGAAACCGTCGCGGAGAAGCTGACCGTCGCGGGCGCCGACGTCCCGATCATCATCATGTCCTACAGCCCGTCGACGCCCGCCGGGGGAATCACCGCCCCGCTCGCGGTGGTCCCGGTCGACGACACCAGCGGCTGCGAAGCGGCCGACTACGCCGGCGGGGTCACCGGCAAGATCGCGCTGATCCAGCGCGGCGGCTGTTCCTTCGCGCAGAAGCAGGCGACCGCGGCCGCCGCGGGCGCCGTCGGCGCGATCATCTACAACAACGTCCCCGGCCCGGTCAACGGCACCCTCAGCGACCCGGCCGCGGGCAAGATCCCGACCGGCGGCATCACCCAGGCCGACGGACAGGCGCTCGCCACGAAGGCCGGCGCTTCGGTCACCCTCGACCTGCGTGCCTTCCAGGAGGCGCGGACCAGCTACAACGTCATCGCCGAGACCAAGACCGGTCGCAAGGACAACGTCGTGATGCTCGGCTCGCACCTCGACAGCGTCATCGAGGGCCCCGGTATCAACGACAACGGCTCCGGTTCCGCCGCACTGCTGGAGACCGCGCTGCAGCTGGGCAGCAAGGCCAAGGTCAACAACGCCGTCCGCTTCGGCTGGTGGAGCGCCGAGGAGTTCGGGCTCGTCGGCTCGACGTACTACGTCAACTCGCTGACCTTCGAGCAGCAGCTCGACATCGCGCTGTACTACAACTACGACATGATCGCCTCGCCGAACACGGGGTACTTCGCCTACGACGGTGACGACTCCGACGGTGTCGGCGCGGGCGCGGGCCCGTACGGTTCCGGCGAGCTGGAGAAGACCCTCGTGGACTACCTCCAGAACGGCAAGGGCGTCCCGGTCGAGGGCACGGACTTCACCGGTCGTTCCGACTACGGCCAGTTCATCGCGGTCGGCATCCCGGCCGGTGGCCTGTTCACCGGCGCCGAAGGCGTGAAGACCGCGGCACAGGCCGCCAAGTGGGGCGGTAGCGCCAACGTTCCTTACGACAAGTGCTACCACCAGAAGTGCGACAACCTCGGCAACATCGACCGCGTCGCGCTCGACCGCAACTCCGACGCCGTCGCCTGGGCGCTGGGCGTGTACGCGACCAGCACCGAGAACATCAACGGCGTTCCCGGTGGCAAGGCCGCGAAGGCGAAGTCGCTTCGCGCGGCCGAGCGGTCCAAGCAGCGGAGCCTGACGGCTTCTGTCCACGCTGACGACCACCACGGCGCCGTCGCCGCGTAG
- the ypfJ gene encoding KPN_02809 family neutral zinc metallopeptidase, producing MRFDEGAGLDTSEVEDLRGGGGGGGIGGRVALGGGGLGVVGLVIYFLISQFGGVSLNPSSGGLGGLGAVGSGQQKDNTSLSQECKTGADANRKHDCAIVGIINSIQDYWGQEFQRSGSTYRKSTTNFFNGGVNTACGNATSDVGPFYCPGDSKVYIDLGFFNELRTKFGAEGGPFAEAYVLAHEYGHHVQNLTGVSKKGTGSGPTSGSVRLELQADCYAGAWANHATTTPGETGRPLLSEVSQQDVNSALDTASRIGDDYIQSKLGGGRVDESKFSHGTSAQRKKWFTTGFQTGQPARCDTFATNNLG from the coding sequence GTGCGATTCGACGAAGGCGCGGGCCTGGACACCTCCGAAGTCGAGGACCTGCGAGGCGGCGGCGGTGGCGGCGGTATCGGCGGCCGGGTGGCACTCGGCGGCGGCGGGCTCGGCGTGGTCGGCCTCGTCATCTACTTCCTCATCTCCCAGTTCGGCGGCGTGAGCCTGAACCCGTCCTCCGGCGGGCTCGGCGGGCTGGGCGCCGTGGGCTCCGGGCAGCAGAAGGACAACACGTCGCTGTCACAGGAGTGCAAGACCGGCGCGGACGCGAACCGGAAGCACGACTGCGCGATCGTCGGCATCATCAACTCGATCCAGGACTACTGGGGCCAGGAGTTCCAGCGCTCCGGGTCGACCTACCGCAAGTCCACCACCAACTTCTTCAACGGCGGCGTGAACACGGCCTGCGGCAACGCGACTTCGGACGTCGGGCCGTTCTACTGTCCCGGCGACTCAAAGGTGTACATCGACCTCGGGTTCTTCAACGAACTCCGCACCAAGTTCGGCGCGGAGGGCGGGCCGTTCGCGGAAGCGTACGTGCTGGCCCACGAATACGGTCACCACGTGCAGAACCTCACCGGAGTGTCCAAAAAGGGCACCGGCAGCGGGCCGACATCGGGTTCGGTGCGGCTCGAACTTCAGGCCGACTGCTACGCCGGGGCCTGGGCGAACCACGCGACGACCACGCCGGGCGAGACCGGGCGGCCGCTGCTCAGCGAGGTCAGTCAGCAGGACGTCAACTCCGCGCTGGACACCGCTTCGCGGATCGGTGACGACTACATCCAGTCCAAACTCGGTGGCGGCCGGGTCGACGAGTCGAAGTTCAGCCACGGCACCTCGGCGCAGCGGAAGAAGTGGTTCACCACCGGCTTCCAGACCGGCCAGCCCGCGCGGTGCGACACCTTCGCGACCAACAACCTGGGCTGA
- a CDS encoding MarR family winged helix-turn-helix transcriptional regulator, producing the protein MAVEQKEVRWLSEPEMIAWRSYIVATMRLRQRLHRELSERHDVSLADYEVLVCLSLQPDNRMRMTELASMLGSTKSRLSHQMVRLEAEGIIRRTRDPADKRGVVAELTERGAELLRGAAPTHVEGVREHLIDLLSPEEQRVLGQAFGRVLEHLSEIDGLPRLPPVTS; encoded by the coding sequence ATGGCGGTGGAGCAGAAGGAAGTGCGCTGGCTGTCCGAGCCCGAGATGATCGCTTGGCGCTCGTACATCGTCGCCACCATGCGGCTGCGACAGCGCCTCCACCGCGAGCTCTCCGAGCGCCACGACGTCTCGCTCGCCGATTACGAAGTCCTGGTCTGCCTCTCGCTCCAGCCCGACAACCGGATGCGGATGACGGAGCTGGCGAGCATGCTCGGCTCGACCAAGAGCAGGCTTTCGCACCAGATGGTCCGGCTGGAGGCCGAGGGCATCATCCGCCGCACCCGCGACCCGGCGGACAAACGCGGCGTCGTCGCGGAGCTGACCGAACGCGGCGCGGAACTGCTGCGGGGCGCGGCGCCGACGCATGTCGAAGGGGTCCGGGAGCACCTGATCGACTTGCTGAGCCCCGAGGAGCAGCGGGTGCTGGGGCAGGCTTTCGGGCGGGTGCTGGAGCATCTGTCGGAGATCGACGGGCTCCCGCGCCTGCCGCCGGTCACTTCTTGA
- a CDS encoding RNA polymerase sigma factor has protein sequence MDEALLRSLTPNVLGILVRRGADFATAEDAVQEALIEAVRVWPGDRPKDPKGWLVTVAWRKFLDVARSDAARRRREGLVDDEPEPGPAPAVDDTLQLYFLCAHPSLTPSSAVALTLRAVGGLTTRQIAQAYLVPEATMAQRISRAKRTVSGVRFDQAGDVATVLRVLYLVFNEGYSGDVDLAAEAIRLTRRLAAAIDHPEVAGLLALMLLHHARRAARTSPDGDLVPLAEQDRGRWDTRLIAEGVEILQAALARDSLGEFQAQAAIAALHADAPAAEETDWVQIVEWYDELARLTGSPVVRLNRAVAVGEADGPRAGLAALAELDASLPRHAAVAAYLHERDGDLATAARLYAEAAEKAANLAERAHLTRQAARINALKK, from the coding sequence ATCGACGAGGCCCTGCTCCGGAGCCTCACCCCGAACGTCCTCGGGATCCTCGTCCGCCGCGGAGCCGACTTCGCGACGGCCGAGGACGCCGTGCAGGAAGCGCTGATCGAGGCTGTCCGCGTCTGGCCGGGCGACCGGCCGAAGGATCCGAAGGGCTGGCTCGTCACCGTCGCCTGGCGCAAGTTCCTCGACGTGGCCCGGTCGGACGCCGCCCGGCGCCGCCGCGAGGGCCTCGTCGACGACGAGCCGGAGCCGGGACCCGCTCCCGCGGTGGACGACACGCTGCAGCTCTACTTCCTGTGCGCGCACCCGTCGCTGACGCCGTCGTCGGCGGTCGCGCTCACCCTGCGCGCCGTCGGCGGGCTGACCACCCGCCAGATCGCCCAGGCGTACCTGGTGCCCGAAGCGACCATGGCGCAGCGCATCAGCCGGGCCAAGCGCACGGTCTCGGGAGTGCGCTTCGACCAGGCGGGCGACGTCGCCACCGTGCTCCGGGTGCTCTACCTGGTCTTCAACGAGGGCTACTCCGGCGACGTCGACCTCGCCGCCGAGGCCATCCGGCTCACCCGGCGGCTCGCGGCCGCGATCGACCATCCCGAGGTCGCGGGCCTGCTCGCGCTCATGCTGCTCCACCACGCCCGGCGCGCCGCCCGGACGTCGCCCGACGGCGACCTGGTGCCGCTCGCCGAACAGGACCGCGGCCGCTGGGACACGCGGCTGATCGCCGAGGGCGTCGAAATCCTGCAAGCCGCGCTGGCGCGTGACAGCCTCGGCGAGTTCCAGGCGCAGGCCGCGATCGCGGCACTCCACGCCGACGCGCCCGCCGCCGAGGAGACCGACTGGGTACAGATCGTCGAGTGGTACGACGAACTCGCGCGCCTGACCGGCAGCCCGGTGGTGCGGCTGAACCGCGCGGTGGCCGTCGGCGAGGCGGACGGACCGCGCGCGGGGCTGGCCGCGCTCGCCGAACTGGACGCTTCCCTGCCCCGTCACGCGGCGGTGGCGGCGTACCTCCACGAACGCGACGGCGACCTGGCGACGGCGGCGCGGCTGTACGCCGAGGCCGCCGAGAAGGCGGCCAACCTCGCCGAGCGCGCCCACCTGACGCGTCAAGCCGCGCGGATCAACGCCCTCAAGAAGTGA
- a CDS encoding YciI family protein, with translation MAKYLLLKHYRGAPAAVNDIPMEQWAPEEVTAHMQYMRDFANRLVETGEFVGEQALTPEGTFVRYDGEGKPPVTDGPFAETKDLIAGWMMIDVDSYERALELAGELSAAPGAGGKPIHEWLELRPLFSEQLIVTE, from the coding sequence ATGGCCAAGTACTTGCTGCTCAAGCACTACCGAGGCGCTCCGGCCGCGGTCAACGACATCCCAATGGAGCAATGGGCACCGGAAGAGGTCACGGCGCACATGCAGTACATGAGGGACTTCGCGAACCGGCTCGTGGAAACCGGCGAGTTCGTCGGCGAACAGGCTCTCACCCCCGAAGGCACCTTCGTCCGGTACGACGGTGAGGGCAAGCCGCCGGTCACCGACGGCCCCTTCGCCGAGACCAAGGACCTCATCGCGGGCTGGATGATGATCGACGTCGACAGCTACGAGCGGGCACTCGAACTGGCGGGCGAGCTGTCGGCCGCTCCGGGAGCCGGTGGGAAGCCGATCCACGAGTGGCTCGAACTGCGTCCGCTGTTCAGCGAACAGCTCATCGTCACGGAGTGA
- a CDS encoding RICIN domain-containing protein — MSKAKRRYTGVLVTVGLICGLLAGETAGAAASDDSAVSVARDHSRPLPPGATPVPPLAASVAQAQIAANPVVCEGDGVSGKRVELVYVREAGQPDRYSTVAPSLRAYASGMDDGFNDSAAVTGGSRHIRYVTTAGAGCQVAVANLVVPDGTYQSGAIRDRAIQAGFYNADRDYILFSDNPLTCAGTWGDNDDQPGPANAFNNGRHYTEIAVPCWGVNAAGHELGHMLGAVLPGAPHYQGGGHCSQEWDLMCYGDTQSFDCPQRDADRLLDCGNDDYFSTNPVPGSWLATHWNVANSAFLIKKDTPDNDDGHAQGGKTYVITGASGNAIDVIGSSTGGLTKLSQRTRTDATSQKWILGYNTGLQLVNANSQLCADSAQSGTAPGTEILQYNCNGQNGMRWAFQPLGNGKVAIFNYLTGFAITDGGAYPAPLVQQPYTGAANQQWTLNPIADPGPQAGKKYYLSVATNGNSAAVVDGSSSAGAKITNVARQDDNGQKWKLTDAGGGYWKIVNERSGQCVRPVAGSTADGALLEQTHCGSATNQQWKLLRSADMRYGLVNRASSLAVRQVNNGTASILEQRPFVGGRSDETVWALVPA; from the coding sequence TTGTCCAAAGCAAAACGGCGCTACACCGGCGTGCTGGTGACCGTCGGTCTCATCTGCGGTTTGCTCGCGGGTGAGACGGCCGGAGCCGCCGCCTCCGATGATTCCGCAGTTTCCGTCGCCAGAGACCACAGCCGGCCGTTGCCGCCCGGCGCGACCCCGGTGCCCCCGCTCGCCGCCTCCGTCGCCCAGGCGCAGATCGCCGCCAACCCGGTGGTCTGCGAGGGGGACGGGGTCTCGGGCAAACGTGTCGAGCTCGTCTACGTCCGTGAGGCCGGTCAGCCCGACCGGTACTCGACCGTCGCCCCGTCCCTGCGCGCCTACGCGTCCGGGATGGACGACGGCTTCAACGACAGTGCCGCCGTGACGGGCGGCAGCAGGCACATCCGCTACGTGACGACCGCCGGCGCGGGCTGTCAGGTGGCCGTCGCCAACCTCGTGGTGCCCGACGGCACCTACCAGTCCGGCGCGATCCGCGACCGCGCCATCCAAGCCGGCTTCTACAACGCCGACCGCGACTACATCCTGTTCTCCGACAACCCGCTCACCTGTGCGGGCACCTGGGGCGACAACGACGACCAGCCCGGTCCCGCCAACGCCTTCAACAACGGCAGGCACTACACCGAGATCGCCGTCCCCTGCTGGGGGGTCAACGCCGCGGGCCACGAACTGGGCCACATGCTCGGCGCGGTCCTGCCGGGGGCACCGCACTACCAGGGCGGCGGGCACTGCTCCCAGGAATGGGACCTGATGTGTTACGGCGACACCCAGTCCTTCGACTGCCCGCAGCGCGACGCCGATCGGCTGCTGGACTGCGGCAACGACGACTACTTCAGCACGAACCCCGTCCCCGGCAGCTGGCTCGCCACCCACTGGAACGTCGCCAACAGCGCCTTCCTGATCAAGAAGGACACCCCCGACAACGACGACGGCCACGCGCAGGGCGGTAAGACCTACGTCATCACCGGGGCGAGCGGCAACGCCATCGACGTCATCGGTTCCTCGACCGGCGGCCTCACCAAACTCAGCCAGCGGACCCGGACCGACGCTACGAGCCAGAAGTGGATCCTGGGCTACAACACCGGTCTGCAGCTGGTCAACGCCAACAGTCAGCTGTGCGCCGACAGCGCCCAGAGCGGGACGGCGCCCGGCACGGAGATCCTGCAGTACAACTGCAACGGCCAGAACGGCATGCGGTGGGCGTTCCAGCCGCTCGGCAACGGCAAGGTGGCGATCTTCAACTACCTGACGGGCTTCGCGATCACCGACGGCGGCGCGTACCCGGCGCCGCTCGTCCAGCAGCCCTACACCGGCGCGGCCAACCAGCAGTGGACCCTGAACCCCATCGCCGACCCCGGTCCGCAGGCGGGCAAGAAGTACTACTTGTCCGTGGCCACCAACGGCAACAGCGCGGCCGTGGTCGACGGCTCGTCGTCCGCCGGAGCGAAGATCACCAACGTCGCCAGGCAGGACGACAACGGCCAGAAGTGGAAGCTCACCGACGCGGGCGGCGGGTATTGGAAGATCGTCAACGAGCGGAGCGGTCAGTGCGTGCGGCCGGTCGCCGGCAGCACGGCGGACGGAGCCCTGCTCGAGCAGACGCACTGCGGATCGGCCACCAACCAGCAGTGGAAGCTGCTCCGGAGCGCCGATATGCGCTACGGGCTGGTGAACCGGGCGAGTTCGCTGGCGGTGCGGCAGGTCAACAACGGCACGGCTTCGATCCTGGAGCAACGTCCGTTCGTGGGCGGCCGTAGCGATGAGACCGTCTGGGCCCTCGTGCCCGCTTGA
- a CDS encoding DUF4190 domain-containing protein, giving the protein MTYPQDPYGQQQPYGHQPPYGQQPPYGQPYQQPGYGYGPAMPPQEQGLAIAALVVSIASLVVCTGLLSVIGVIMGHIAHSKAKRGEAGGQGMALAAIIIGYIGVAIVFGLTLLLVIVGIATDWDFD; this is encoded by the coding sequence GTGACATATCCGCAAGACCCGTACGGTCAGCAGCAGCCCTACGGTCACCAGCCTCCGTATGGGCAGCAACCTCCGTACGGGCAGCCGTACCAGCAGCCGGGCTACGGCTACGGCCCCGCGATGCCGCCGCAGGAGCAGGGCCTGGCGATCGCCGCACTGGTCGTGTCGATCGCCAGCCTGGTCGTGTGCACCGGGCTGCTGTCGGTCATCGGCGTGATCATGGGGCATATCGCGCATTCCAAGGCCAAACGCGGCGAAGCCGGTGGCCAGGGCATGGCGCTCGCGGCGATCATCATCGGCTACATCGGCGTCGCGATCGTCTTCGGCCTCACGCTGTTGTTGGTCATCGTCGGCATCGCCACCGACTGGGACTTCGACTAG